Proteins from a genomic interval of Acinonyx jubatus isolate Ajub_Pintada_27869175 chromosome B4, VMU_Ajub_asm_v1.0, whole genome shotgun sequence:
- the AVIL gene encoding advillin, producing MSLSGAFRAVGNEPGIITWRIEKLELALVPLSAHGNFYEGDCYVILSTRRVGSLLSQDIHFWIGKDSSQDEQSCAAIYTTQLDDYLGGSPVQHREVQYHESDTFHGYFKQGIVYKKGGVASGMKHVETNTYDVKRLLHVKGKRNIRATEVEMSWDSFNQGDVFLLDLGKVIIQWNGPESNSGERLKAMLLAKDIRDRERGGRAEIGVIEGDKEAASPELMKVLQDTLGQRSIIKPAVPDEIIDQQQKSNIMLYHVSDSAGQLAVTEVATRPLVQDLLNHDDCYILDQSGTKIYVWKGRGATKIEKQTAMSKALSFIQMKGYPSSTNVETVNDGAESAMFKQLFQKWSVKDQTTGLGKTFGIGKIAKVFQEKFDVTLLHAKPEVAAQERMVDDGNGKVEVWRIENLELVPVEHQWYGFFYGGDCYLVLYTYEVNGKPHYVLYIWQGRHASKDELAASAYQAVEVDQEFAGAPVQVRVTMGKEPRHFMAIFKGKLVIFEGGTSRKGNAEPDPPVRLFRIQGNDKSNTKAVEVPALASSLNSNDVFLLRAQAEHYLWYGKGSSGDERAMAKELAGLLCEGTEDTVAEGQEPAEFWDLLGGKTAYANDKRLQQEILDAQPRLFECSNKTGRFVVTEITDFTQDDLNPGDVMLLDTWDQVFLWIGAEANATERERALTTAAEYLHTHPSGRDADTPILIIKQGFEPPTFTGWFLAWDSHMWSAGKSYEQLKEELGDTAAITRITADMRNATLSLNSEPKYYPIEVLLKNQNQELPEDVNPAKKENYLSEQDFISVFGITRGQFAALPGWKQLQMKKEKGLF from the exons ATGTCTCTGAGCGGCGCCTTCAGGGCCGTGGGCAACGagcctgggatcatcacctggcGGATCGAG AAACTGGAGCTGGCGCTGGTGCCCCTGAGTGCCCATGGCAACTTCTATGAGGGGGACTGCTACGTCATCCTCTCG ACACGAAGAGTGGGCAGCCTCCTCTCCCAGGACATCCACTTCTGGATCGGGAAGGACTCCTCCCAGGATGAGCAGAGCTGCGCGGCCATCTACACTACACAGCTGGACGACTACCTGGGAGGCAGCCCTGTGCAGCACCGAGAGGTCCAGTACCATGAGTCTGACACCTTCCACGGCTACTTCAAGCAGGGCATCGT CTACAAGAAGGGGGGTGTGGCCTCCGGGATGAAGCATGTGGAGACCAACACCTATGACGTGAAGCGGCTGCTACACgtgaaggggaaaagaaacatCAGGGCCACCGAG GTGGAAATGAGCTGGGACAGTTTTAACCAAGGTGATGTCTTCTTGCTGGACCTTGGGAAGGTCATCATCCAATGGAATGGCCCAGAGAGCAACAGCGGAGAGCGCCTGAAG GCTATGCTTCTGGCAAAGGATATtcgggacagagagcgagggggcCGTGCTGAAATAGGTGTGATCGAGGGAGACAAGGAGGCAGCGAGTCCGGAGCTGATGAAGGTCCTTCAGGACACCCTCGGCCAACGCTCCATTATCAAGCCTGCAGTCCCCGATGAGATCATAGATCAGCAGCAGAAATCAAACATCATGTTGTATCA TGTCTCAGACTCAGCTGGGCAGCTGGCGGTCACAGAGGTAGCAACAAGACCACTGGTCCAGGACTTACTGAACCATGAT GACTGCTACATCTTAGACCAAAGTGGGACCAAGATCTACGTGTGGAAAGGAAGAGGGGCCACAAAGATTGAGAAACAGACAGCCATGTCTAAAGCCCTG AGCTTCATCCAGATGAAGGGCTACCCCAGCAGCACCAACGTGGAGACCGTCAACGACGGTGCCGAGTCGGCCATGTTTAAGCAGTTGTTCCAGAAGTGGTCAGTGAAGGACCAGACCACCGGCCTGGGGAAAACATTTGGCATTGGCAAAATCG CTAAAGTTTTCCAGGAGAAATTTGATGTGACCCTGCTGCATGCCAAGCCAGAGGTGGCTGCCCAGGAAAGAATGGTCGATGATGGCAATGGAAAAGTTGAG GTCTGGAGAATTGAAAACCTGGAGCTGGTCCCTGTGGAGCATCAGTGGTATGGCTTCTTTTATGGGGGAGACTGCTATCTGGTCCTCTACACGTACGAGGTGAATGGGAAGCCACATTACGTCTTGTACATCTGGCAG GGCCGCCACGCCTCAAAGGATGAGCTGGCAGCCTCGGCATACCAGGCCGTGGAGGTGGATCAGGAGTTTGCTGGGGCCCCTGTGCAGGTTCGAGTTACCATGGGGAAGGAGCCACGCCACTTCATGGCCATCTTCAAAGGGAAGCTTGTTATCTTTGAG GGTGGGACTTCCAGAAAGGGAAACGCTGAGCCCGACCCTCCAGTGAGGCTCTTCCGGATTCAAGGAAATGACAAATCCAACACCAAAGCGGTGGAGGTTCCAGCCTTGGCCTCCTCCCTAAACTCCAATGATGTCTTTCTGCTGCGGGCCCAAGCAGAACACTACCTGTGGTACGGCAAG GGGTCTAGTGGGGATGAGCGGGCAATGGCCAAGGAGCTGGCCGGCCTTCTCTGCGAGGGCACCGAGGACACTGTGGCCGAGGGCCAGGAGCCGGCTGAGTTCTGGGACCTGCTGGGAGGCAAGACTGCCTACGCCAATGACAAAAG ACTACAGCAGGAAATCCTAGATGCGCAGCCCCGTCTCTTTGAATGTTCCAATAAGACAGGGCGGTTCGTTGTCACTGAGATCACAGACTTCACCCAGGATGACCTGAACCCAGGTGATGTGATGCTCCTGGATACCTGGGACCAG GTATTCTTGTGGATCGGGGCTGAGGCCAAtgccacagagagggagagagccctCACGACGGCCGCGGAGTACCTGCACACTCACCCCAGTGGCCGAGACGCTGACACACCGATCCTGATCATTAAACAGGGGTTTGAGCCTCCCACCTTCACAGGATGGTTCTTGGCCTGGGACTCGCATATGTGGAGT GCAGGGAAATCGTATGAACAGTTAAAAGAAGAGCTGGGAGACACTGCTGCTATCACAAGAATCACCGCG GACATGAGGAATGCAACCCTCTCCCTGAATTCTGAGCCAAAATATTACCCTATAGAAGTTCTgttgaaaaatcaaaatcaggAGCTGCCCGAGGATGTGAACCCTGCCAAAAAGGAG aaTTACCTCTCTGAACAGGactttatttctgtgtttggCATCACAAGAGGGCAATTTGCTGCTCTGCCTGGCTGGAAGCAGCtccaaatgaagaaagaaaaggggcttTTCTAA
- the CTDSP2 gene encoding carboxy-terminal domain RNA polymerase II polypeptide A small phosphatase 2, whose product MEHGSIITQARREDALVLTKQGLVSKSSPKKPRGRNIFKAFFCCFRAQHVGQSSSSTELSAYKEEANTIAKSDLLHCLQYQFYQIPGTCLLPEVTEEDQGRICVVIDLDETLVHSSFKPINNADFIVPVEIEGTTHQVYVLKRPYVDEFLRRMGELFECVLFTASLAKYADPVTDLLDRCGVFRARLFRESCVFHQGCYVKDLSRLGRDLRKTLILDNSPASYIFHPENAVPVQSWFDDMADTELLNLIPIFEELSGAEDVYTSLGQLRAP is encoded by the exons GCCTGGTCTCCAAGTCATCTCCTAAGAAACCTCGTGGACGGAACATCTTCAAGGCCTTTTTCTGCTGTTTTCGCGCCCAGCATGTTGGCCAGTCCAGCTCCTCCACTGAGCTCTCCGCATACAAGGAGGAAGCCAACACCATTGCTAAG TCGGATCTGCTCCACTGTCTCCAGTACCAGTTTTATCAG ATCCCGGGGACCTGCCTGCTCCCAGAGGTGACAGAGGAAGATCAAGGAAGGATCTGCGTGGTCATCGACTTGGATGAAACCCTTGTGCATAGCTCCTTTAAG CCAATCAACAACGCCGATTTCATAGTGCCTGTCGAGATTGAGGGGACCACTCACCAG GTGTATGTGCTCAAGAGGCCTTACGTGGATGAGTTCCTGAGACGAATGGGGGAGCTCTTTGAATGTGTTCTCTTCACTGCCAGCCTGGCCAAG TATGCCGACCCAGTGACGGACCTGCTGGACAGGTGCGGGGTGTTCCGGGCCCGCCTGTTCCGGGAGTCCTGTGTGTTCCACCAAGGCTGCTATGTCAAGGACCTCAGCCGCCTGGGAAGGGATCTGAGGAAAACCCTCATTCTGGACAACTCTCCTGCTTCTTACATCTTCCACCCAGAAAACGCA GTGCCCGTGCAGTCTTGGTTTGATGACATGGCAGACACTGAGTTGCTGAACCTAATCCCAATCTTTGAGGAGCTGAGCGGAGCAGAGGATGTCTACACCAGCCTCGGGCAGCTGCGGGCCCCTTAG